A segment of the Bacillus carboniphilus genome:
TTCCAATGATAAACAGCTGTAAATAATGACAAAGTAGCAATAACTGGTCCTGAAATAGGAAGGACAATCTTGAAAAACACTCCGAAATCGGAACAGCCATCTAACTTTGCAGACTCCTCTAAACTTTCAGGGAGCTCTTTAAAGAAAGTTCGGAAAATAATCATGTTCCACACGTTGATAATGGTTGGGATAATTAAGACCCAAAATGAATCCATTAGTCCCAAGCCTCTTACTAATAAAAACGTAGGAATGAGACCACCACTGAAATACATGGTAATAACAAAGAACAACATGTAATATTTTTTTCCTATTAGCCACCTTTTCGACATCCCGTATCCCAATAATGCAGTAAAGAATATCGAAATAAATGTACCTACTAACGTTCTAGAAATCGAAACAAAGAATGCCTGAAGCAAGCGGTCGTCTTGAAAAACAATCGTATAGTTGTCTAAAGTAAATTCTCGTGGCCAAAATGTAACTCCACCTAAAGCGGTGTCAGCCCCAGCATTAAATGATATAACCAAGGAATTCCAAAATGGATATAACGTTACGAACCCTAGAATTGCTAGAAAGATATAAATAAAAAAGTGTAACACCTTATCTTCAAATGCGAGTTTCATAGTAGCCACCTCCTTGAATAGATTTCTTAATTACCATAAGCTTGACCCCATTCTTCTAGCAAAAGCGTTTGCTAATACAAGTAAACCTACACTTATAATCGCCTTAAATAATCCAACTGCGGTTGCATAAGAAAATCTAGAATTCAAGATACCAACCCTAT
Coding sequences within it:
- a CDS encoding carbohydrate ABC transporter permease produces the protein MKLAFEDKVLHFFIYIFLAILGFVTLYPFWNSLVISFNAGADTALGGVTFWPREFTLDNYTIVFQDDRLLQAFFVSISRTLVGTFISIFFTALLGYGMSKRWLIGKKYYMLFFVITMYFSGGLIPTFLLVRGLGLMDSFWVLIIPTIINVWNMIIFRTFFKELPESLEESAKLDGCSDFGVFFKIVLPISGPVIATLSLFTAVYHWNDWFTASIYISDADLLPIQTLLQQIMNSNIMSEQMMQASEGNAVALERMSNLQSITTKSLTMATMMVATIPIILVYPFVQRHFVKGVLIGSLKE